The following proteins are encoded in a genomic region of Oreochromis aureus strain Israel breed Guangdong linkage group 8, ZZ_aureus, whole genome shotgun sequence:
- the dlx4b gene encoding homeobox protein Dlx4b: protein MMSVGFMPDSLNGSDPSKSAFLEFGHGHSTHQQHSSGLSHVYPVHGLHAAGHSQHESPFPGTASYGRSLGYAYPGTVNTHPPSAYMPYQHSNHSNSSSVAHSRLEHTDHDKSAVIENRDIRLNGKGKKIRKPRTIYSSLQLQALHQRFQQTQYLALPERADLAAKLGLTQTQVKIWFQNKRSKYKKIMKHGSGSEGEHLHGTSSISPCSPALPQLWEVSMANKGAPVHPSSYMNSFSHWYPNHHPHHQDAMHRPQMM, encoded by the exons ATgatgtctgtgggttttatGCCTGACAGTCTTAATGGCTCAGATCCCTCCAAGTCGGCCTTTCTAGAATTCGGCCACGGACACTCGACGCACCAGCAGCACTCCTCCGGACTCTCTCACGTTTATCCGGTTCACGGCTTGCACGCGGCTGGGCATTCCCAGCACGAAAGCCCTTTTCCTGGTACCGCGTCCTATGGCCGCTCTCTGGGCTACGCCTACCCAGGCACGGTGAACACTCATCCCCCGTCCGCTTACATGCCCTACCAACACAGCaatcacagcaacagcagcagtgtggcCCACAGCAGATTAGAGCACACAG ACCACGACAAGTCCGCTGTGATTGAAAACAGAGACATTCGTCTAAATGGCAAAGGGAAGAAAATTCGCAAGCCTCGGACCATCTACTCCAGTCTGCAGCTGCAGGCTCTGCACCAGCGCTTCCAGCAGACACAGTATCTGGCCTTACCGGAGCGCGCAGACCTTGCGGCCAAGCTGGGGCTAACACAAACTCAG GTGAAAATATGGTTTCAAAATAAGCGCTCCAAGTACAAAAAGATCATGAAGCATGGCAGCGGATCAGAGGGAGAACATCTCCACGGCACCAGCTCCATCTCTCCCTGCTCGCCCGCATTGCCCCAGCTATGGGAGGTCTCCATGGCGAACAAAGGAGCCCCGGTCCATCCGAGCAGTTACATGAACAGTTTCAGTCACTGGTATCCGAATCACCACCCTCATCATCAGGACGCGATGCACAGGCCTCAGATGATGTGA